Within Deinococcus actinosclerus, the genomic segment TGGTCGCGGAGTACACGCCCGCCTGCGCCCAGGTGGGTTTCTTCCCGAAGGCCTTCTCGAAGCGGGCGGCCCACTGGCGGGAGCGCGCGTCGAAGTTCCAGAACCACGGCACGGTGGCGATCGCACCGGAGAACGCGTCCTGGCCCAGCGCGGCCACGTCGGTCTCGAACAGCAGCCCGATGCCCAGGCCGATGCCCTGTTTCTTCAGGCCGAACTCGTTGTACTGCTTGACGACGTTCACCAGATCGTTCCCGGCCTGCATCGTCCCGAAGATCTTGGGCCGCACGCTCTGCGCCTTGAGGAGGTACGAGCTGAAGTCGGTGTTCGGGAAGGGGGTGGCGTCGCTGGGCGCGGCCAGTTTCCCGCCGTTTTCCTGCACGGCCGCGACCATCTGCCGGTTCAGGTCCTGCCCGAACGCGTAGTTGGGGTAGATGATGTACCAGCTGTTCCCGCCGCGCTTGGTGACGGCGGTGCCGGTGCCGTTGGCGAGCATGTAGTTGTCGTACGCGTAGTGGAAGGTGTACTTGTTGCACTTCTCGTTCGTCAGGGCGGTGGTAGCGCCGGTCACGACCATGGCGACCGTCTTTTTCTGCCGGGCGACCTCGGTGGCGGCCAGCGCGGCGCTGCTGGTCGGCATGTCCACCAGCATGTCCACGTTCTGGCGGTCGATCATCTCGGCGGCCTTGTTCCCGGCCACGTCGGCCTTGTTCTGATGGTCCACGCCGATCACGCTGACCTTCCCGGCGTAGGCGCGGTTCGCTTTCATGAAGTCCTCGGCGGCCATCTGCGCGGCCTTCACGCTGCCCTGCCCGGACAGCTCGGAGTACACGCCGGACAGGTCGGTCAGGACGCCCACCTTGATCCCCCCGTCGGACAGGGACTGGGCTGAGGCGGCGGGTGTAAGAAGCAGGGCGGTCAGGGCCAGGATGGCGGTGCGGGTCTTGTTCATGGGACAACCTCCAGAGGAGTGAATGGCAGTACGGGAATGGGAGAGAGAAGGGCGGGCCTACACGCTGAGGTACCGCAGCAGGTCCTCCCGGCGGGCCTCGACCTGCTCACGCAGCACCTCGTCCACGATCTGCCCGTCCACGAACACGTAATGCCGGTCCGCGAGGCGCGACGCGAACTTCAGGTTCTGCTCGACCAGCAGCACCGCCATGCCGCTCTGGCGCAGCGTGTCGATGATCTCGCCGATGCGCTGCACGATCACGGGTGCCAGGCCCTCGCTGGGTTCGTCGAGCAGCAGCAGCTTCGGCCCGGCGCGCAGCACGCGCACCATCGCCAGCATCTGCTGCTCGCCGCCCGAGAGCTTGCTGCCCGGGTGATGCCCGCGCTCACGCAGGACCGGGAACGCGTCGTAGATACGCTCGGTACTCCAGCCCCTGGGGCGGCTGGGCGGCAGTTCGAGGTTCTCGCGGACGGTCAGGGTGCTCAGGATCGCGCGTTCCTCCGGCACCCACGCCAGCCCCTGCGCCGCCACGCGGTTGCTGGGCAGGCGGCTGATGTCCTGCCCACCGAACGTGATCTGGCCCGTGCGGCTGCGCAGCACGCCCATCACGCTTTTCAAGGTGGTGGTCTTTCCGGCGCCGTTGCGGCCGATCAGGCTGACCACCTCGCCCGGGTTCACGTGCAGGGTCACGCCGCGCAGCACGTGACTCTGGCCGTAGAAGGCGTTCAGGTCCTGCACCGAGAGCAGCGGCGTCATGCGTGCCCCCCGTCGTCGCCCAGGTACGCCTCGATCACGCGCGGGTCGCGCCGCACGTCCTCGTAGCGGCCGCTGGCGAGCACTGACCCGTACTGGAGGACCGTGATGCGGTCGGCGAGTTCCGCCACGACGCTCATGTTGTGTTCCACGAGCACCACCGTCCGTCCGCGCGCCACCTGCCGCACGAGCGCGATCACCCGCGCGATCCCCTCCGAGCCCATGCCGGACGTCGGTTCGTCGAGCAGCAGCACGCGCGGGTCCTGCGTCATGGAAATCCCGATCTCCAGTTGCCGCTTCTCCCCGTGGCTCAGGTCCGCCGCCAGCCGCTCCGGCATGCCGCCCAGGCCCACGTCCGCGAGAATCGCGTCCGCCCGCGCGCCCAGCGACTCCAGCCGCGAGAGGGGCACCCAGAACCGGTGCGGGAGCGGTGTGGGCGACTGGAGTGCCACCAGCACGTTCTCCCGCACGCTCAGGGTGGGAAACACCGAACTGATCTGAAACGACCGGGACAGCCCCCGGCGCACGATCTCGTAGGGCCGCAGGGTGTCCACCCGCTCGCCGAAGAGGCGCACCTCGCCCGCCGTGGGTTTCAGGAAGCCCGACAGCAGGTTGAACAGCGTGGTCTTCCCGGCCCCGTTCGGCCCGATGATCGCGTGAATCTCCCCGTCATGAATCTGCAGGTTCACGTCGTTCGTGGCCCGGAACCCCCGGAAGTCCTTGACCAGCCCCCGCGCTTCCAGGGCAACGGGCGGCGCGGGGGCCGCCTTATCCATGTGAACCGACGTCGCCGTCACGGCGCGCCGGATGCCTCGTGTCGCATCGCTCCTCCCCTGTGTTGTGTGGTCTGGGAGGAGCCTAGCGGCCGCGCGTCACGCTGCCGTTACAGTCTGACCGGCCCGGACCGGGACAGTCGAGGGGAGAGGAACCAGTTCAGGCCTTGCTGGGGCCGCCCGCCGAGGCCGGACGCGGCACCGCCGGGGTCTCGTTGCCGGGCGTGTGGCCGCGCACGTCGCGGAGCATCTCGCGGATCAGGGCGAAATCCGCCTCGATGTCCCCGGTGGGCGTCACGTACCCGATCACGCCCACCTGCTTGCGGCCCCAGTCCAGCGCGGTCACCGCGACCGGCACGTTCGCCTCCAGCGCCATGTAGTAGAAGCCGGTGCGCCAGTACTCCCCGCGGCTGCGGGTGCCTTCCGGCGCGACGACCAGCATGATCTCCGGTTCGCGTTCGATCAGGGCGACCACGCCGTCCACGAAGTTCCCCCCGGCGCGGCGGCGATCCACCGGCAGGCCCCCCACGGCGCGCATGAACAGCCCCACCGGGAACGTGAACAGCTGGTGTTTCGCCACGAAGTGAACCGGGGCGCGCGTGGCGAACTTGAACATGATGCCGGGCCAGAAGTCCGCGTCGTGCGTGTGCGGCGCGACCGCGCCCACCACCTTCGGGCCGGGTGGGGGGGCCAGCACCGGCGTCCAGCCCGACAGGCGCAGCGCCGCGAGCGCCAGACGGGAGAACAGGGTGTGACGGCGACCGGGCCAGAGAGCAGACATCACTGTGCAGCGTAGCGGGGTGTCACGTCACTGCCCGCAGGTTTGAACGCGGTTCAGAAAAACCATGCTCTGCCGGAAACGGACGCGCCGTTGCCTGCCCGGCGGTCCGCTCAGCGGCGGTCGCGGCGCGGCGCACCGGGGCGCTCCTGCCACGCCGCGAGGATCAGGGACACCACGATGACCAGACCAGCCAGAAGTAGTTCCATAGGGGGATTCTCCTTTTCTTTATCTGACGTTAAGGTCACAGCCCGGTGTCAGGCCATGAAAAACGTCTCAAGATCAGATGAAGACCGCTGAGGTGGAGTGAACCGCCCCACGATACCCACGGCCCGCGAACCCTGTCAAAACCCCACCCCCACCAGGCCCACACCCTGTCAGCTCAGCCCCGCCACCTCCTCCAGGCTCAGGCCCGCCGCGTCCAGCGTCGCCCAGAATGCCCCGGCGTCCACGGGCAGCACGCTCAGGCGCGAGCCCCTGCGGGTCAGCGCCGACCCCTCCCACTCCGGCATCTCCCGCAACGAGTCCAGCGACACCACCTGCGGAAACGCAATCAGCGGCTCCACATCCACCATGCTCCAGCGCGGCGCCTCCACCGTGGACTTCGGATCGAAATACCTGCTCCCGGGGTCGAACTGCAGGTCATCCGCGTACGCCGCGCGGCACACCCGCGCCACCCCCGCCACCCCCGCCGGTTTCGCGTTCGAGTGGTAGAACAGGCACAGGTCACCCTCGCGCATCTCCCGCAGGAAATTCCGCGCCTGATAGTTCCGCACGCCATTCCACGGCTCGCGCCCCACCCGCACCAGATCCGCGAAGCCGAACACGTCGGGCTCCGATTTCAACAGCCAGAAACGCATGGGGGGCAGCTTAGGGCATGCGGCCTCCACCGACGCGTTCGGTTCCCTCTGCCACCGTCCCCGCGCGCGGGGCGTCCTAGACTGACGGCGTGCGCGCCTCGCCCTGGCTTCCTGTCCTGCTGATCCTCGCGCTGGCGGCGTACCTGCTGCCAGAGGCGGACGTGCCGTTCCTGCCGCGCGTGAATGTGGCGCCCCGCGTGGAGACGCAGGCGCCCACGCCCCCCGTCACGCTGCCGGAGGACGCCCGCGCGCTGTTCGACAAGTCCCGCCCCGCCACTGTCCGCGTGGAAAGCGTGAACACTGAGCGCAACAGGGGCGGGATCGGCACCGGCTTCTTCATCAGCGCGGGCGGGCAGCTCCTGACCGCGTACCACGTCGTCAGCGGCGGGCAGGTGTTCCAGGTGAGTACCCTCTCGGGCCGCAGCTATGGCGCGCGGGTCGTGGCCTTCGACGCCTCCGCGGACGTGGCGCTCTTGCAGGTCAACGGGCGCGGCACGAACTTCCCGTACCTGAACCTCACGACCCGCGCGCCCCGCCCCGGCGAGACCGTCCTGGCCATCGGGAACAGCGGCGGGGACTTCCTGCAACCCCGCCGGGGGCGACTGCTGCGCCTGAACGCCGAGGC encodes:
- a CDS encoding ABC transporter substrate-binding protein; the encoded protein is MNKTRTAILALTALLLTPAASAQSLSDGGIKVGVLTDLSGVYSELSGQGSVKAAQMAAEDFMKANRAYAGKVSVIGVDHQNKADVAGNKAAEMIDRQNVDMLVDMPTSSAALAATEVARQKKTVAMVVTGATTALTNEKCNKYTFHYAYDNYMLANGTGTAVTKRGGNSWYIIYPNYAFGQDLNRQMVAAVQENGGKLAAPSDATPFPNTDFSSYLLKAQSVRPKIFGTMQAGNDLVNVVKQYNEFGLKKQGIGLGIGLLFETDVAALGQDAFSGAIATVPWFWNFDARSRQWAARFEKAFGKKPTWAQAGVYSATMQYLGAVARAKTDNSDAVVKALEGYAFDDFFARNATIRPQDHRVLLDVQVVQVKGKSESKEAGDIYKRLNTIPAAKAFMPLSENKCRM
- a CDS encoding ABC transporter ATP-binding protein, which translates into the protein MTPLLSVQDLNAFYGQSHVLRGVTLHVNPGEVVSLIGRNGAGKTTTLKSVMGVLRSRTGQITFGGQDISRLPSNRVAAQGLAWVPEERAILSTLTVRENLELPPSRPRGWSTERIYDAFPVLRERGHHPGSKLSGGEQQMLAMVRVLRAGPKLLLLDEPSEGLAPVIVQRIGEIIDTLRQSGMAVLLVEQNLKFASRLADRHYVFVDGQIVDEVLREQVEARREDLLRYLSV
- a CDS encoding ABC transporter ATP-binding protein; translation: MDKAAPAPPVALEARGLVKDFRGFRATNDVNLQIHDGEIHAIIGPNGAGKTTLFNLLSGFLKPTAGEVRLFGERVDTLRPYEIVRRGLSRSFQISSVFPTLSVRENVLVALQSPTPLPHRFWVPLSRLESLGARADAILADVGLGGMPERLAADLSHGEKRQLEIGISMTQDPRVLLLDEPTSGMGSEGIARVIALVRQVARGRTVVLVEHNMSVVAELADRITVLQYGSVLASGRYEDVRRDPRVIEAYLGDDGGHA
- a CDS encoding 1-acyl-sn-glycerol-3-phosphate acyltransferase — protein: MSALWPGRRHTLFSRLALAALRLSGWTPVLAPPPGPKVVGAVAPHTHDADFWPGIMFKFATRAPVHFVAKHQLFTFPVGLFMRAVGGLPVDRRRAGGNFVDGVVALIEREPEIMLVVAPEGTRSRGEYWRTGFYYMALEANVPVAVTALDWGRKQVGVIGYVTPTGDIEADFALIREMLRDVRGHTPGNETPAVPRPASAGGPSKA
- a CDS encoding EVE domain-containing protein, giving the protein MRFWLLKSEPDVFGFADLVRVGREPWNGVRNYQARNFLREMREGDLCLFYHSNAKPAGVAGVARVCRAAYADDLQFDPGSRYFDPKSTVEAPRWSMVDVEPLIAFPQVVSLDSLREMPEWEGSALTRRGSRLSVLPVDAGAFWATLDAAGLSLEEVAGLS